In Odocoileus virginianus isolate 20LAN1187 ecotype Illinois chromosome 5, Ovbor_1.2, whole genome shotgun sequence, a single window of DNA contains:
- the LOC139035123 gene encoding histone H3 — protein MARTKQTARKSTGGKAPRKQLATKAARKSAPATGGVKKPHRYRPGTVALREIRRYQKSTELLIRKLPFQRLVREIAQDFKTDLRFQSSAVMALQEASEAYLVGLFEDTNLCAIHAKRVTIMPKDIQLARRIRGERA, from the coding sequence ATGGCTCGTACGAAGCAGACTGCCCGCAAGTCGACCGGGGGCAAGGCCCCGCGGAAGCAGCTGGCCACCAAGGCCGCTCGCAAGAGCGCGCCGGCCACGGGCGGCGTCAAGAAGCCGCACCGCTACCGGCCGGGCACCGTGGCCCTGCGGGAGATCCGGCGCTACCAGAAGTCGACCGAGCTGCTGATCCGCAAGCTGCCGTTCCAGCGGCTGGTGCGCGAGATCGCGCAGGACTTCAAGACGGACCTGCGCTTCCAGAGCTCGGCCGTGATGGCGCTGCAGGAGGCGAGCGAGGCCTACCTGGTGGGGCTGTTTGAAGACACGAACCTGTGCGCCATCCACGCCAAGCGCGTGACCATCATGCCCAAAGACATCCAGCTGGCTCGCCGCATCCGCGGGGAGCGGGCTTAA
- the LOC110141132 gene encoding histone H2A type 2-A: MSGRGKQGGKARAKAKSRSSRAGLQFPVGRVHRLLRKGNYAERVGAGAPVYMAAVLEYLTAEILELAGNAARDNKKTRIIPRHLQLAIRNDEELNKLLGKVTIAQGGVLPNIQAVLLPKKTESHHKAKGK; encoded by the coding sequence ATGTCCGGTCGTGGCAAGCAAGGCGGCAAGGCCCGTGCCAAGGCCAAGTCGCGCTCGTCCCGCGCAGGCCTGCAGTTTCCGGTAGGGCGGGTGCACCGTCTGCTGCGCAAGGGCAACTACGCTGAGCGCGTGGGGGCCGGCGCGCCCGTCTACATGGCGGCGGTCCTGGAGTACCTGACCGCCGAGATCCTGGAGCTGGCGGGCAATGCGGCGCGAGACAACAAGAAGACGCGCATCATTCCTCGCCACCTGCAGCTGGCCATCCGCAACGACGAGGAGCTGAACAAGCTGTTGGGCAAGGTCACCATCGCCCAGGGCGGCGTGTTGCCCAACATCCAGGCTGTGTTGCTCCCGAAGAAGACCGAGAGCCACCACAAGGCAAAGGGCAAGTGA
- the LOC139035124 gene encoding histone H2B type 2-E, with amino-acid sequence MPEPAKSAPAPKKGSKKAVTKAQKKDGKKRKRSRKESYSIYVYKVLKQVHPDTGISSKAMGIMNSFVNDIFERIAGEASRLAHYNKRSTITSREIQTAVRLLLPGELAKHAVSEGTKAVTKYTSSK; translated from the coding sequence ATGCCTGAGCCGGCAAAATCCGCTCCCGCGCCCAAGAAGGGTTCCAAGAAAGCCGTCACCAAAGCCCAGAAAAAGGACGGCAAGAAGCGCAAGCGCAGCCGCAAGGAGAGCTATTCCATCTACGTGTACAAGGTGCTGAAGCAGGTGCACCCGGACACCGGCATCTCGTCCAAGGCCATGGGCATCATGAACTCGTTTGTCAACGACATCTTCGAGCGCATCGCGGGCGAAGCGTCGCGCTTGGCGCATTACAACAAGCGCTCGACCATCACGTCTCGGGAGATCCAGACGGCCGTGCGCCTGCTGCTGCCCGGCGAGCTGGCGAAGCACGCCGTGTCCGAGGGCACCAAGGCGGTCACCAAGTACACCAGCTCCAAGTGA
- the LOC110141134 gene encoding histone H2B type 2-E produces the protein MPEPAKSAPAPKKGSKKAVTKAQKKDGKKRKRSRKESYSIYVYKVLKQVHPDTGISSKAMGIMNSFVNDIFERIAGEASRLAHYNKRSTITSREIQTAVRLLLPGELAKHAVSEGTKAVTKYTSSK, from the coding sequence ATGCCTGAGCCGGCAAAATCCGCTCCCGCGCCCAAGAAGGGCTCCAAGAAAGCCGTCACCAAAGCCCAGAAGAAGGACGGCAAGAAGCGCAAGCGCAGCCGCAAGGAGAGCTATTCCATCTACGTGTACAAGGTGCTGAAGCAGGTGCACCCGGACACCGGCATCTCGTCCAAGGCCATGGGCATCATGAACTCGTTTGTCAACGACATCTTCGAGCGCATCGCGGGCGAAGCGTCGCGCTTGGCGCATTACAACAAGCGCTCGACCATCACGTCTCGGGAGATCCAGACGGCCGTGCGCCTGCTGCTGCCCGGCGAGCTGGCGAAGCACGCCGTGTCCGAGGGCACCAAGGCGGTCACCAAGTACACCAGCTCCAAGTGA